A genomic region of Elaeis guineensis isolate ETL-2024a chromosome 9, EG11, whole genome shotgun sequence contains the following coding sequences:
- the LOC105051546 gene encoding leucine-rich repeat receptor protein kinase HPCA1 isoform X4, whose protein sequence is MVILPIKHLEAISLVSMNHQRLISRGCWVCLLTLIFLTSIISADTLPEEAAALHSLAESWENQPQSWVGLDPCGTNWVGISCSNSHIIIITLPGLGLGGTLSAEIQNLPELVALDLSYNEGLNGPIPQSIGNLVKLRYLVLVGCSFSGNIPPELGNLARLSFLSLNSNNLRGSIPGSLGNLSELTWLDITDNELSGPIPVSSENSLGLDMLTNCKHFHFGKNNLSGAIPPKLFHSDMRLLHVLFDSNSLSGSIPPTIGLVQSLTAIRLDRNHLNGYVPSNLNNLTSLTELHLSNNQLIGPFPNLTGMNALIYLDLSNNSFDESEVPPWFSTLSSLTTIMLEYLKVGGQIPTSLFEFPQLQTVRFRNNQFNGTLDLGTNYSSQLYLVDLQNNDIQKLNYGVYPNQLILDGNPYCNQGGTSDSKDCTVPPQSNSTAYVTPILNCGNIVCPSDQDLSPHCNCSYPYVGTIYFRFITFSNTDNPKHYQVLEEGLSKTFEDNQIPVDSVSVQDPHINNNNYLQIDFWFFPAGKLRFDAYDVAKMSNLFSNVTFKAPSDFGPYYFIARPYTEAELGSKSKKVPVIVGATVGAVVLALIVIILIIFALRQKRKASKAKELSQPFGSWDPSKSSGSAPDLKGPKWFSFEELKKCTDNFAEHNDIGTGGYGKVYRGTLANGQQVAVKRAQQGSMQGGLEFKSEIETLSRVHHRNLVSLVGFCFDQGEQMLVYEYVPNGSLKESLSGKSGIRLDWKKRLWVALGAARGLTYLHELANPRIVHRDIKSNNILLDNHLNAKVSDFGLSKPIGDENKGYITTQVKGTMVSTLNEGLLRS, encoded by the exons ATGGTTATACTGCCAATCAAACACCTTGAAGCTATCTCTTTGGTTTCAATGAATCATCAGAGATTAATCAGTCGAGGCTGTTGGGTGTGTTTGCTGACTCTAATATTTCTGACTTCAATCATCTCTGCAGATACTCTTCCTGAAGAAg CTGCTGCTCTCCATTCACTGGCCGAGAGTTGGGAAAATCAACCTCAAAGCTGGGTCGGTTTGGATCCTTGTGGAACTAATTGGGTTGGAATCAGTTGCTCCAATTCTCACATCATTATTAT AACATTACCAGGATTGGGGCTTGGTGGGACTCTTTCTGCGGAAATTCAGAATCTGCCTGAATTGGTGGCTCT GGACCTGTCTTACAATGAGGGTTTGAATGGACCAATTCCCCAATCTATTGGGAATCTGGTGAAACTAAGATACTT GGTCCTTGTTGGTTGCAGTTTTAGTGGTAATATCCCACCAGAATTAGGCAACCTAGCACGGCTCTCCTTCTT ATCTCTGAATTCTAACAACTTACGTGGATCCATCCCTGGTTCTCTTGGTAACCTGTCAGAACTTACTTGGTTAGATATAACCGACAATGAGCTTTCTGGACCCATTCCTGTCTCCAGTGAAAATAGCCTCGGCCTGGATATGTTGACCAATTGCAAGCACTT TCATTTTGGCAAGAACAATCTCTCTGGAGCCATTCCACCCAAACTCTTCCACTCAGACATGCGTCTGCTACATGT GCTTTTTGATAGCAATAGCTTGTCAGGAAGCATCCCTCCCACGATAGGACTTGTGCAATCCTTGACAGCTAT TCGTCTTGACAGGAATCACTTGAATGGTTATGTTCCTTCAAACCTCAATAATCTTACCAGCCTTACAGAATT GCACTTATCGAACAACCAGCTGATTGGTCCCTTCCCAAACTTAACTGGAATGAATGCGCTTATTTATTT GGACTTGAGCAACAACAGTTTCGATGAGTCGGAAGTTCCACCTTGGTTTTCAACTTTGTCATCATTGACAACAAT AATGTTGGAATACTTAAAAGTTGGAGGGCAAATACCAACGTCTCTATTTGAGTTTCCACAGCTACAGACTGT GAGGTTTAGGAACAACCAGTTTAATGGCACTTTGGATCTAGGAACCAACTACAGCAGCCAGCTCTACCTTGTTGATCTGCAGAACAATGATATTCAAAAACTCAACTATGGAGTGTACCCCAACCAACTAAT ACTTGATGGCAATCCATACTGTAACCAAGGGGGAACAAGTGACAGCAAGGATTGCACAGTTCCACCACAATCCAATTCCACTGCATATGTGACTCCCATATTGAATTGTGGGAACATTGTCTGTCCTTCAGATCAAGACCTCAGTCCTCATTGTAACTGCTCATATCCATATGTGGGCACCATATATTTCAGGTTTATTACCTTCTCAAACACAGATAATCCAAAACATTATCAAGTTCTGGAAGAAGGTCTCTCCAAGACATTTGAGGATAACCAAATTCCGGTGGACTCGGTGTCCGTCCAAGACCCACACATAAATAACAACAACTACCTTCAAATTGATTTCTGGTTCTTTCCAGCTGGAAAGTTACGTTTTGATGCATACGATGTTGCTAAAATGTCGAACTTGTTCAGCAATGTAACCTTCAAGGCCCCATCTGATTTTGGTCCCTATTATTTCATTGCAAGACCATATACGG AAGCTGAATTGGGTTCGAAATCAAAAAAAGTGCCAGTGATTGTTGGAGCAACAGTTGGTGCAGTGGTTCTTGCACTTATAGTTATCATTTTGATCATTTTTGCACTTCGACAAAAGAGAAAGGCTTCAAAGGCTAAAGAATTAAGCCAGCCTTTTG GATCTTGGGACCCGAGCAAAAGCAGTGGTAGCGCTCCAGACTTGAAGGGCCCAAAATGGTTTTCATTTGAAGAATTGAAGAAATGCACGGACAACTTCGCAGAGCACAATGACATTGGGACTGGTGGTTATGGAAag GTTTACCGAGGAACACTTGCTAATGGGCAACAAGTTGCCGTCAAAAGAGCTCAACAGGGATCCATGCAAGGTGGCCTTGAATTCAAATCAGAGATTGAGACACTGAGCAGGGTTCACCATAGGAACCTCGTCAGTCTTGTTGGCTTTTGCTTTGACCAAGGTGAACAAATGTTGGTGTATGAGTATGTTCCAAATGGCTCTCTAAAAGAAAGTCTCTCAG GTAAGTCTGGAATTCGTTTAGATTGGAAAAAGAGACTTTGGGTTGCCCTTGGTGCAGCAAGAGGTCTTACTTACCTACATGAGCTTGCAAACCCCCGGATAGTTCATAGAGATATCAAGTCAAACAACATCCTTCTTGACAATCATCTAAATGCAAAAGTTTCTGATTTTGGTCTCTCTAAGCCAATAGGCGATGAAAATAAAGGTTACATTACAACTCAAGTTAAAGGGACAATGGTGAGTACTCTAAATGAAG GGCTACTTAGATCCTGA